Within the Takifugu rubripes chromosome 8, fTakRub1.2, whole genome shotgun sequence genome, the region ACTTGGATGCCCATGCTGCTGAGTGTTTGGACCGCCAGTGCTGACTCCGCCTTCACTGTGTCGGCGATGGCTAACATGGCACAGAGCATACCTGCACAGGAAACACACTTTAAGGGTGGAAGTTCACGGCGTGTCACTCACGTTTGTGTTACGTCACCGTCTATGGCAACCAGGACCGCCGTCTGGCCTTTGGCCTCATGACTCGCCATTGCAGCATCCACATCGGCTTCAATGTGGTGGCCGTTCCTCCTCATCCATTCCCTGTTCCCAATCAGAACCGAGTACGATGAAGACTCGACTGAAAGATAAGTCAACATTGTTCTTCTGTGAGTTTGTTTACTTAGTGAGGCCACCCAAACTTCAAAGGGTTGATAGTTCACTGAACTAAATCAGTAGTGAACCGAGGTTTTCCAATGACACCCAGTaaacagcagagggcgctgaGAGGACAACTGGAAACTGCTGATTAAATaatctgtttttatattttaaaaagaacgaAACGGATGAAAACCTTTTACATTTGATGTCACCAGCAAATACCTCAGGTTCCTGTTTTAAAGTTCACACACATACTCAACTtgattatatttttttatgGTTAGCTGTTCCTCAGCCTCCTTCAGAGAAATGTCCTCTGCTCTGGATTTAAGTGctttaacctctgacctttggcaAAGTGATGCCATCTTATTTTCCATCCGGTCTTCTGTTCTTTGTCTTTAGTtgcctcttctgtcctctgttaTGTCCTctattttctgtcctcagttGTCTGTCCTGTCCTTTGTTCTGTCCTCTATGTCCTCAGAGGTCTCCTTTTTGTAGCATATTAATGTGTGGCATGTCTGAAATTGGGTACCTTCCTCTTTTCCCTGCTTCTATGTCTCTCTCcagctgaccttcagctgtaaGGGTCATTTGGAGGTCACCTGAGACCCCTGCATCAGACTTAGGTTCTGTTTGGAGAGCTTGCACTTGATGCATCAGCCTCTAGGTTCTGTAAAAGTTATTGCAGAACAGACAGTTTGTGAAAATGATAGCAGTGCAGGTGTATCCGACCTGGAGTTGGGTGCTCTGCAGCCACACTGCTGTCATCTGTGGTGGCGCCTTGTTGAAGCAGCAGATGTTCCACGTTGGTAACCCGGCAGCTGATCCACAGCCGGGGACCGCCTGGAAGTCCTGACAGTATCCCAGAATATCAGATCCCAGCTCCTGAGGCCACACAGACATATTACAAACATAAACCTTTGCACATGTTTGCAAATCCATCCTCACCTGTCTGCAGTGTGCGACCACAGCCAAACCCAGTGGGTGTTCGCTGCTGGCCTCGGCGGTCCCAACCAGAGCCAAGATCTTCCTGAGGGGTAAACGGGCCATTTCCCACAGCACAAGGACGCGAGTGACCTTTGGAACACCATTTGTTATTGTGCCGGTCTTGTCGAACATCACGGCCTGGATCTGGTAGAGCAGGAAACGCACAGAGTTCAGTTTCTGACCAAGCTAATGCAGCATGCTAACTGACACCCCGTCTTTGAATGATCTTTTGCTCAAAATATTTTCATGCCATGAACAGAACTGGAATCTGAGTGGAAAAAACTGGACCTTATGTGCCATTTCTAAGGGTTCTCCTCCCTTGATCAGGATGCCATTCAGAGCTCCGACCCCCGTGCCCACCATCACAGCTGTAGGGGTGGCCAGCCCCAGGGAGCAGGGGCAGGCAATGGACAGAACCGTGATGGACGCCTGGAATGCGAAGCGGACGATGACCTCAGGTCTTGAGATGTTTTGGTTGTAACCCTGCAACCAAGAAAATATCTCATTTAAAATCTTATCAATATTGTTCTAAAGCTGACTGATGGCGTCTGAAATCTACCGGAAAATTTTGCTTCACAATGTTAAAGTCGCTGAAACCGACGACCAGCCAGGCGGCGAGCGTTAGCAGAGAAACCGAAAGGATGAAGGGAACAAAGAACCCGCCAAGTCTGTCGGCGAACTTCTGAATGGGCGCCTGGGCAGAGACGAGTTAAACGGTCATAGTTCATGTCGGATCATGTGACCCTAGTTTGTGACCCTAGTGCAACACCTTACCTTGGACATCTGAGCCTCTTCCACCAGTCGAACTATCTGCGACAGCGTGGTATCTCCGCCCACATGCGTCGCCTCCACAAGCAGACCTCCGTGAGCGTTGATGGAGCCGGCCATCACCAAACTGCCAACCTTCTTACTGACTGGCATTGGCTCACCTAatacaggcagagacagagacaactTCGACTTTGTTCAGAGGGTGTTTCTGAAGaagccaccacctcctccaaccTGTGATGAAGGACTCGTCTGCCATGGAGCTTCCTTCAATCACTTTCCCATCGATGGGGAACTTCCCTCCAGGCAGAACCTTGATGATGTCGCCCCTCTGGACCAGGTCCAGAAccacctgctcctcactgggGCACACACAGGTTCAGCCAAGTGTTGGTGACCTTGGATGTAAACCTCCAAAGTCTGAGCAGCTCTCACCTGATGATGGAGTTGTC harbors:
- the LOC115250682 gene encoding LOW QUALITY PROTEIN: copper-transporting ATPase 2-like (The sequence of the model RefSeq protein was modified relative to this genomic sequence to represent the inferred CDS: inserted 1 base in 1 codon), which produces MHFSCPVTVGLWQYFVFLVSCKHTDCFHCQSKTSEALAKLMSLQASDATVVTLGPDNSIISEEQVVLDLVQRGDIIKVLPGGKFPIDGKVIEGSSMADESFITGEPMPVSKKVGSLVMAGSINAHGGLLVEATHVGGDTTLSQIVRLVEEAQMSKAPIQKFADRLGGFFVPFILSVSLLTLAAWLVVGFSDFNIVKQNFPGYNQNISRPEVIVRFAFQASITVLSIACPCSLGLATPTAVMVGTGVGALNGILIKGGEPLEMAHKIQAVMFDKTGTITNGVPKVTRVLVLWEMARLPLRKILALVGTAEASSEHPLGLAVVAHCRQELGSDILGYCQDFQAVPGCGXSCRVTNVEHLLLQQGATTDDSSVAAEHPTPVESSSYSVLIGNREWMRRNGHHIEADVDAAMASHEAKGQTAVLVAIDGMLCAMLAIADTVKAESALAVQTLSSMGIQVVMITGDNRRTAKAIAAQVGIRKVFAEVLPSHKVAKVQELQEEGLRVAMVGDGVNDSPALARADVGIAIGTGTDVAIEAADIVLIRNDLLDVVASIELSKKTVRRIRINFVFALIYNFLGIPIAAGVFMPVGLVLQPWMGSAAMAASSVSVVLSSLLLKMYRKTSAEFYEAQARSHMRSLRSSQISTHLGGLDSSQPYPTPPGQRRDQPADAMSATSSRVPHNDQQDRRSLLECYTADEVTV